The Streptomyces sp. NBC_01775 genome includes a region encoding these proteins:
- the topA gene encoding type I DNA topoisomerase, with product MSPTHETANGGRRLVIVESPAKAKTIKGYLGPGYVVEASVGHIRDLPNGAAEVPAKYKGESWARLGVNVDHDFEPLYVINSDKKDQVKKLKELLAESDELLLATDEDREGEAIAWHLQEVLKPKVPVRRMVFHEITKDAIQDAVRNPRTLNQRLVDAQETRRILDRLYGYEVSPVLWKKVMPRLSAGRVQSVATRLVVERERERIAFRSAEYWDLTGTFATGQAGDASTGDPGTFGARLSAVDGRRVAQGRDFGSDGQLKDRSSVLHLDEEGARTLAAALENTDFTVRSVESKPYRRSPYAPFRTTTLQQEASRKLGFGAKSTMQVAQKLYENGFITYMRTDSTTLSDTAISAARTQVTQLYGADYLPDKPRTYTGKVKNAQEAHEAIRPSGDRFRTPAETGLTGDQFKLYELIWKRTVASQMKDAVGQSVTVKVGGRSSDGRDAEFSATGKIITFHGFLKAYVEGADDPNAELDDRERRLPQVTEGDPLRAEELSVDGHATKPPARYTEATLVKELEEREIGRPSTYASIISTILDRRYVFKKGTALVPSFLSFAVVGLLEKHFGRLVDYDFTAKMEDDLDRIAAGSAEAVPWLRRFYFGEGEAETAVGSAADSGNGDGDHLGGLKELVSDLGAIDARGVSSFPVGEGITLRVGRYGPYVEGPSETEGEPGQRADVQDDLPPDELTVDYAKELLAKPSGDFELGTDPESGRPIVARDGRYGPYVTEVLPEGTPKTGKNAVKPRTASLFRSMSLDTVTLEQALKLLSLPRVVGVDPESGTEITAQNGRYGPYMKKGTDSRSLESEEQLFSITLEQALEIYSKPKQRGRAAAKPPLKELGTDPQTEKPVVVKDGRFGPYVTDGETNATLRRDDDVETITPERGFELLAEKRAKSPAKKTPAKKAPAKKAPAKKAAAKKAPAKKAAASKKTAAKKTGVSKKTAASKKTAGE from the coding sequence TTGTCCCCGACCCACGAGACAGCAAACGGCGGGCGCCGACTCGTGATCGTCGAGTCCCCTGCCAAGGCCAAGACGATCAAGGGCTATCTCGGCCCGGGCTACGTTGTCGAGGCCAGCGTCGGGCACATCCGCGACCTTCCCAACGGTGCGGCCGAGGTCCCCGCGAAGTACAAAGGCGAGTCCTGGGCCCGTCTCGGTGTGAACGTCGACCACGATTTCGAGCCGCTGTATGTGATCAACAGCGACAAGAAGGACCAGGTCAAGAAGCTCAAGGAGCTGCTGGCCGAGTCGGACGAACTCCTCCTCGCCACCGATGAGGACCGCGAGGGCGAGGCCATCGCCTGGCACCTGCAAGAGGTGCTCAAGCCCAAGGTGCCCGTCCGCCGGATGGTCTTCCACGAGATCACCAAGGACGCCATCCAGGACGCCGTCCGCAACCCCCGCACCTTGAACCAGCGGCTGGTCGACGCGCAGGAGACCCGCCGCATCCTCGACCGTCTGTACGGCTACGAGGTCTCGCCGGTGCTGTGGAAGAAGGTCATGCCGCGGCTGTCGGCGGGCCGTGTGCAGTCGGTCGCCACCCGGCTCGTCGTCGAGCGGGAGCGCGAGCGGATCGCGTTCCGCTCCGCCGAGTACTGGGACCTGACCGGGACGTTCGCGACGGGGCAGGCGGGGGATGCCTCGACGGGAGACCCGGGAACCTTCGGCGCCAGGCTGAGCGCCGTCGACGGGCGGCGGGTCGCGCAGGGCCGCGACTTCGGCTCCGACGGGCAGCTCAAGGACCGCTCCTCGGTCCTGCACCTGGATGAGGAAGGCGCACGGACGCTGGCGGCAGCGCTGGAGAACACGGACTTCACCGTCCGCTCCGTCGAGTCCAAGCCCTACCGCCGCTCGCCGTACGCACCCTTCCGTACGACCACCCTCCAGCAGGAGGCCAGCCGGAAGCTCGGGTTCGGCGCCAAGTCCACCATGCAGGTGGCGCAGAAGCTGTACGAAAACGGCTTCATCACGTACATGCGTACGGACTCCACGACGCTCTCCGACACGGCGATCTCCGCGGCCCGCACGCAGGTCACACAGCTGTACGGCGCCGACTACCTCCCGGACAAGCCGCGCACCTACACCGGCAAGGTCAAGAACGCGCAGGAGGCGCACGAGGCGATCCGTCCCTCGGGCGACCGCTTCCGCACCCCGGCCGAGACCGGGCTGACGGGCGACCAGTTCAAGCTCTACGAGCTGATCTGGAAGCGGACCGTCGCCTCCCAGATGAAGGACGCGGTCGGGCAGTCGGTGACCGTCAAGGTCGGCGGGCGCTCCTCCGACGGGCGGGACGCCGAGTTCAGCGCGACCGGCAAGATCATCACCTTCCACGGCTTCCTCAAGGCGTACGTCGAGGGCGCCGATGACCCCAACGCCGAGCTGGACGACCGTGAGCGGCGGCTGCCGCAGGTCACCGAGGGTGACCCGCTGCGCGCCGAGGAGCTGTCGGTCGACGGCCACGCCACCAAGCCTCCGGCCCGCTACACCGAGGCCACGCTGGTCAAGGAGTTGGAAGAGCGCGAGATCGGGCGGCCCTCGACCTACGCCTCGATCATCAGCACGATCCTGGACCGGCGCTACGTCTTCAAGAAGGGCACGGCCCTGGTGCCGTCCTTCCTGAGCTTCGCCGTGGTCGGGCTGCTGGAGAAGCACTTCGGGCGGCTCGTCGACTACGACTTCACCGCCAAGATGGAGGACGACCTCGACCGCATCGCGGCCGGCAGCGCCGAGGCGGTGCCGTGGCTGCGGCGCTTCTACTTCGGCGAGGGCGAGGCGGAGACGGCCGTCGGCTCGGCGGCCGACTCGGGCAACGGAGATGGCGACCACCTGGGCGGACTGAAGGAACTGGTGTCCGACCTCGGCGCCATCGACGCCCGCGGCGTCTCCTCCTTCCCCGTCGGCGAGGGCATCACCCTGCGCGTCGGGCGCTACGGCCCCTACGTCGAGGGCCCCAGCGAGACCGAGGGCGAGCCGGGCCAGCGCGCCGATGTGCAGGACGACCTGCCGCCGGATGAGCTGACCGTCGACTACGCCAAGGAACTGCTGGCCAAGCCCAGCGGCGATTTCGAGCTGGGTACGGATCCGGAGTCGGGCCGTCCGATCGTCGCTCGTGACGGGCGCTACGGCCCCTACGTCACCGAGGTGCTGCCCGAGGGCACGCCGAAGACCGGCAAGAACGCGGTCAAGCCGCGCACCGCCTCGCTGTTCCGCTCCATGTCGCTCGATACGGTCACGCTGGAGCAGGCGCTGAAGCTGCTCTCCCTGCCGCGCGTCGTCGGCGTCGACCCCGAGTCCGGCACCGAGATCACCGCCCAGAACGGACGGTACGGCCCCTATATGAAGAAGGGGACGGACTCGCGCTCGCTGGAGAGCGAGGAGCAGCTCTTTTCCATCACGCTGGAACAGGCGCTGGAGATCTACTCCAAGCCGAAGCAGCGGGGGAGGGCCGCCGCCAAGCCGCCGCTCAAGGAGCTGGGCACCGACCCGCAGACCGAGAAGCCGGTGGTGGTCAAGGATGGCCGCTTCGGACCGTATGTGACCGACGGAGAGACGAACGCGACCCTCCGGCGCGACGACGACGTCGAGACGATCACGCCCGAGCGCGGGTTCGAACTGCTCGCGGAGAAGCGGGCGAAGTCACCGGCGAAGAAGACTCCTGCGAAGAAGGCTCCTGCCAAGAAGGCACCGGCCAAGAAGGCCGCTGCGAAGAAGGCTCCTGCCAAGAAGGCCGCTGCCTCCAAGAAGACAGCTGCTAAGAAGACCGGGGTCTCCAAGAAGACGGCCGCTTCGAAGAAGACCGCCGGGGAGTAG
- a CDS encoding NINE protein yields MSDPNQPGYGYPQQPGQNPYGAPAGGPQGQPAYGYPQQPPMPGAPGPYGATDPNAPYGYDRYGRPFSHKSKIVAGVLQLFLGQLGIGRFYTGHIGMGIAQLLTCGGFWIWALVDGIIFLVSDERTDSDGRILRS; encoded by the coding sequence ATGTCCGATCCCAACCAGCCCGGCTACGGATACCCGCAGCAGCCCGGCCAGAACCCGTACGGCGCCCCGGCCGGCGGCCCGCAGGGACAGCCCGCCTACGGCTATCCCCAGCAGCCGCCGATGCCCGGAGCCCCAGGTCCGTACGGCGCCACCGACCCGAACGCCCCCTACGGCTACGACCGCTACGGGCGCCCCTTCTCGCACAAGTCGAAGATCGTCGCCGGCGTGCTGCAGCTCTTCCTCGGCCAGCTCGGAATCGGCCGTTTCTACACCGGCCACATCGGCATGGGGATAGCCCAGCTTCTTACCTGCGGAGGTTTCTGGATCTGGGCGCTCGTCGACGGAATCATCTTCCTCGTCAGCGACGAGCGCACCGACAGCGACGGTCGCATACTCCGCAGCTGA
- a CDS encoding DUF2752 domain-containing protein yields MERAAARDGTGDTSQTVKGHVPPPLVRLRAALSHPAAAPLATAAAGAAGAVHLWGTDPHQSGQLLPRCPFNWATGLLCPACGGTRMLYDLMHGDFAAALHDNTALLFLGLPAAVYLSGRWLYEGLRGRRYRPRLSTRGTVAVLSLAVAWAVARNLVG; encoded by the coding sequence ATGGAGAGGGCCGCGGCGCGAGACGGCACGGGGGACACCAGCCAGACGGTGAAGGGGCACGTCCCTCCCCCTCTCGTCCGGCTACGCGCCGCGCTCTCCCATCCGGCCGCCGCGCCGCTCGCCACAGCGGCGGCGGGGGCGGCCGGTGCCGTCCATCTGTGGGGCACCGACCCCCACCAGTCCGGTCAGCTGCTGCCCCGTTGCCCTTTCAACTGGGCGACGGGGCTGCTGTGCCCGGCGTGCGGCGGCACACGGATGCTCTACGACCTGATGCACGGCGACTTCGCCGCCGCGCTGCACGACAACACCGCGCTGCTGTTCCTCGGCCTGCCCGCCGCCGTGTACCTGTCCGGCCGCTGGCTCTACGAGGGGCTGCGGGGGCGCCGCTACCGCCCCCGGCTGAGCACCCGGGGCACGGTCGCCGTCCTCTCCCTCGCGGTGGCCTGGGCGGTGGCCCGCAACCTGGTGGGCTGA
- a CDS encoding class I SAM-dependent methyltransferase yields the protein MGRVSTDALPEPADESTRRLREALRTARFTADGLLELLGAPAYAALARGETVPALRATRGEGPLETLVRLFLLQQPVPYDSAHSVLPVEEALADGWLERVGEAPERGSEDGGGLGPGPGASVRATVDVRPYSGPEDQDWWIVSDLGCAVGGAGGIGSARDPGTSATSGSATSGTSGSDTSATSDRGGDAASLVLGVGGASTTLAGITVRGPVARALDLGTGSGIQALHAGRSATQVTATDLNPRALHMTRLTLALSGAPAAELREGSLFEPAEGEEPYDLIVSNPPFVISPGARLTYRDGGMAGDALCRTLVERSAAHLAPGGYCQLLANWEHRADEDWRERVSSWVPAGCDAWIVQREVQDVTQYAELWLRDAGDHLRDPATYAAHYDAWLEEFEARGTKAVGFGWITLRRTEAERPSVLAEEWPHPVEQPLGEVVRSHFERQDFLRETSDAALLEHRFVLADEVVQEQVGLPGAEDPEYVVLRQNRGMRRATTVDTVGAGFAGVCDGTLSAGRILDAIGQLLGEDPAELRARTPESIRLLVEQGFLTPVDAGQFGPGAAVKNAVPGDGNLGNGVAGA from the coding sequence ATGGGGCGGGTGAGTACTGACGCGCTTCCCGAGCCCGCTGATGAGAGCACCCGACGGCTGAGAGAGGCCCTGCGGACCGCCCGTTTCACCGCCGACGGGCTCCTCGAACTGCTGGGCGCTCCCGCCTACGCGGCCCTCGCCCGCGGCGAGACCGTGCCCGCGCTGCGCGCCACGCGCGGCGAGGGCCCGCTGGAGACCCTGGTACGGCTCTTCCTGCTCCAGCAGCCCGTGCCGTACGACAGTGCGCATTCGGTGCTCCCCGTCGAGGAGGCACTCGCCGACGGGTGGCTGGAGCGGGTGGGAGAAGCGCCTGAGAGGGGCTCAGAGGACGGCGGGGGGCTCGGCCCCGGTCCGGGGGCCTCCGTCCGCGCGACCGTCGATGTGCGGCCCTACAGCGGCCCTGAGGACCAGGACTGGTGGATCGTCAGCGACCTGGGCTGCGCCGTCGGCGGCGCGGGCGGCATCGGCTCGGCGCGCGATCCGGGCACTTCGGCCACCTCGGGCTCGGCCACCTCGGGTACCTCCGGCTCGGACACGTCGGCCACCTCGGACCGGGGCGGCGACGCGGCAAGCCTCGTCCTGGGCGTCGGCGGGGCCTCCACCACGCTGGCCGGCATCACCGTCCGCGGACCCGTCGCCCGTGCGCTCGACCTCGGTACGGGCTCGGGCATCCAGGCGCTGCACGCCGGCCGTTCGGCGACTCAGGTCACCGCGACCGACCTCAACCCGCGTGCGCTGCATATGACACGTCTCACCCTCGCGCTCTCCGGAGCCCCCGCGGCCGAGCTGCGCGAGGGCTCGCTGTTCGAGCCGGCCGAGGGGGAGGAGCCCTACGACCTGATCGTCTCCAACCCGCCCTTCGTGATCTCCCCCGGCGCCCGCCTCACCTACCGCGACGGCGGCATGGCGGGCGACGCGCTGTGCCGCACCCTCGTGGAGCGCTCCGCCGCGCACCTGGCGCCCGGCGGCTACTGCCAGCTGCTGGCCAACTGGGAGCACCGAGCCGACGAGGACTGGCGCGAGCGGGTCTCCTCCTGGGTGCCCGCCGGGTGCGACGCGTGGATCGTGCAGCGCGAGGTGCAGGACGTGACGCAGTACGCGGAGCTGTGGCTGCGCGACGCGGGCGACCACCTGCGCGATCCGGCCACGTACGCCGCGCACTACGACGCCTGGCTGGAGGAGTTCGAGGCGCGCGGGACCAAGGCCGTCGGCTTCGGCTGGATCACCCTGCGGCGCACGGAAGCGGAACGTCCGTCCGTCCTCGCGGAGGAGTGGCCGCATCCGGTGGAGCAGCCGCTCGGCGAAGTGGTCCGCTCACACTTCGAACGGCAGGACTTCCTGCGGGAGACGTCCGACGCGGCGTTGCTGGAACACCGGTTCGTCCTCGCCGACGAGGTGGTGCAGGAGCAGGTCGGGCTGCCGGGCGCCGAGGATCCGGAATATGTGGTGCTGCGCCAGAACCGGGGCATGCGGCGCGCGACGACGGTGGACACGGTCGGCGCGGGATTCGCGGGTGTGTGCGACGGGACGCTGAGCGCGGGGCGCATCCTCGACGCCATCGGCCAGCTGCTCGGGGAGGACCCGGCCGAGCTACGGGCCCGTACGCCGGAGTCGATCCGGCTGCTGGTCGAACAGGGGTTCCTGACGCCGGTGGATGCCGGACAGTTCGGGCCCGGTGCGGCCGTCAAGAACGCCGTTCCGGGCGACGGCAATCTCGGCAACGGTGTGGCGGGCGCCTGA
- a CDS encoding small secreted protein: protein MNKKLAAALSGGAALVLALTGCSDDSGKKTDDWAKKVCDEVRPQVTKIQQANSSIDQASQQKESSAEVKKTDSAAFQKISGAYKSLAGAVDGAGAPPVDGGEKLQKDAVKELKSLSTQYGTLKTTVDKLDTKDQSKFAEGLKGVATKLDTLGKSGDKALSKLQSGELGKSMANQEGCKKPSGSTGS, encoded by the coding sequence GTGAACAAGAAGCTTGCGGCTGCACTGTCCGGCGGTGCGGCACTCGTACTCGCGCTGACCGGTTGCAGCGACGACAGCGGCAAGAAGACGGACGACTGGGCCAAGAAGGTCTGCGACGAGGTCAGGCCGCAGGTCACGAAGATCCAGCAGGCCAACTCCTCGATCGACCAGGCATCCCAGCAGAAGGAGTCCTCGGCAGAGGTCAAGAAGACCGACTCGGCCGCCTTCCAGAAGATCTCCGGCGCCTACAAGTCGCTGGCCGGCGCGGTCGACGGCGCCGGGGCGCCGCCCGTGGACGGCGGGGAGAAACTCCAGAAGGACGCGGTAAAGGAGCTCAAGAGCCTCTCCACCCAGTACGGCACCCTCAAGACCACCGTCGACAAGCTCGACACCAAGGACCAGTCGAAGTTCGCCGAGGGCCTCAAGGGCGTCGCCACCAAGCTGGACACCCTCGGCAAGAGCGGCGACAAGGCCCTCAGCAAGCTCCAGTCCGGTGAGCTGGGCAAGTCGATGGCCAACCAGGAGGGCTGCAAGAAGCCCAGCGGCTCCACCGGTTCCTAG